In one window of Bacteroidota bacterium DNA:
- a CDS encoding universal stress protein: protein MPYLAALTSASHLAMLKRILVALDFDSDTSVATRYAIDIAQRSGAEVTGLALVDRKGAEDEATGAGLGAMYYAEKLQHELSAEARAQAQDLIRAFAAELDRAGVRHGRDHVEEGVPFERIVEDMKYHDLLVGGHESHFFYPDRDKRTHAMNEVVEKGAAATLIVQPTHRPVRRVLVAYDRSVSAARAMQKFAQLDAFGAEHVEVEIVNVRADNDDARAESELMLGLATSYFEAHGFSSVAGTSLPGSTPKDLLLDHADRTGADLIVAGSHAKAGLSKFLFGSTATGFIEEATLPLFLYH, encoded by the coding sequence GTGCCGTACCTTGCAGCCCTCACCTCCGCCTCCCACCTCGCCATGCTCAAGCGCATCCTCGTCGCCCTCGACTTTGATTCCGATACCTCCGTTGCCACCCGCTACGCTATCGACATCGCCCAGCGCTCCGGTGCTGAGGTGACGGGCCTCGCGCTCGTAGACCGCAAGGGTGCCGAGGACGAGGCTACGGGTGCAGGGCTCGGAGCGATGTACTACGCCGAGAAGCTCCAGCACGAGCTTTCCGCCGAAGCCCGCGCCCAGGCTCAGGATCTCATCCGGGCGTTCGCGGCCGAGCTCGACCGCGCCGGCGTCCGCCACGGGCGCGACCACGTCGAGGAGGGCGTCCCGTTCGAGCGAATCGTCGAGGACATGAAGTACCACGACCTCCTGGTCGGTGGACACGAGTCGCACTTCTTCTACCCCGACCGCGACAAGCGCACGCACGCGATGAACGAGGTCGTCGAGAAAGGGGCCGCCGCGACGCTCATCGTGCAGCCGACCCACCGTCCGGTCCGCCGGGTTCTCGTGGCCTACGACCGGAGCGTAAGCGCCGCCCGCGCCATGCAGAAGTTCGCGCAGCTAGACGCCTTCGGTGCCGAGCACGTCGAGGTCGAGATTGTCAACGTGCGCGCCGACAACGACGACGCCCGCGCCGAGTCGGAGCTGATGCTCGGCCTGGCAACCTCGTACTTCGAGGCGCACGGGTTCAGCAGCGTCGCCGGGACGAGCCTGCCCGGCAGCACACCGAAGGACCTCCTCCTCGACCACGCCGACCGCACCGGCGCCGACCTCATCGTGGCCGGGTCGCACGCCAAGGCGGGCCTCTCCAAGTTCCTCTTCGGCTCCACGGCCACCGGTTTCATCGAGGAGGCTACCCTCCCGCTGTTTCTGTACCACTAG
- a CDS encoding type II toxin-antitoxin system VapC family toxin, giving the protein MIVLDTHVWIWWVTGNDRLTESQKEALREGEQDGIGVSVISCWEVAKLVEIRRLDLDRPIAEWLRLALSLSGVRLLDLTPEIAVASTTLPGDFHRDPADQIIVATARSAGCPLVTSDRQIIAYEHVETIA; this is encoded by the coding sequence GTGATCGTTCTCGATACGCACGTCTGGATCTGGTGGGTGACAGGAAACGACCGGCTCACGGAGTCGCAAAAGGAAGCTCTGCGTGAGGGCGAGCAAGACGGCATCGGCGTCAGTGTCATCTCATGCTGGGAGGTGGCAAAGCTCGTAGAGATCCGTCGTCTGGACTTGGACCGGCCCATCGCCGAGTGGCTCCGCCTCGCCCTCAGCTTATCTGGTGTCCGTCTGCTCGACCTGACACCCGAAATCGCTGTCGCCTCCACCACACTACCCGGCGATTTCCACCGCGACCCCGCCGACCAGATCATTGTCGCCACGGCTCGCTCGGCAGGTTGTCCGCTCGTCACGTCGGACCGGCAGATCATCGCATACGAGCACGTAGAGACGATAGCCTGA
- a CDS encoding GIY-YIG nuclease family protein, translated as MAKTYWVYILTNRSGTLYIGMMNDLEQRVAEHRAQADSGAFTARYATDRLVYAESYPTPTEAIRREKQLKAWRRSKKVALVSAANPSWRNLSQPPEQVVSSEARG; from the coding sequence ATGGCAAAGACGTACTGGGTCTACATCCTCACCAACCGCTCGGGGACGCTCTACATCGGCATGATGAACGACCTGGAGCAGCGGGTGGCGGAGCACCGGGCGCAGGCGGACTCGGGGGCGTTCACGGCGCGCTACGCGACGGACCGGCTGGTCTACGCCGAGTCGTACCCGACACCGACTGAAGCCATCCGGCGGGAGAAGCAGCTCAAGGCGTGGCGGCGGTCGAAAAAGGTCGCGCTCGTTAGCGCCGCAAACCCGTCGTGGCGGAACCTGAGCCAACCCCCTGAGCAAGTCGTCTCAAGTGAGGCTCGTGGTTAG
- a CDS encoding LAGLIDADG family homing endonuclease yields the protein MPRTTKTPPPSDTAHGLTVDRTFSTEGDGPFDSLEWEHRDAAIKSHTGEVIFEQKDVEFPTSWSQLATNVVASKYFYGDIAAGNGTPADGQREYSLKQLVHRVTRTIADWGRDQHYFASDADAETFYDELTWLCANQYGAFNSPVWFNVGLHHQYGIRDSGGKTIYGWDPATDTIQSVDPYERPQGSACFIISVDDSIDDIWKLMEESARLFKFGSGVGADWSTLRSTHEKLSGGGIPSGPVSFMKVQDATGGTIKSGGKTRRAAIMQTLKSWHPDIREFVAAKMEEEKKAHALIEQGYDGSFNGPAYGSVAFQNVNQSVRVDDAFMQSAADGTPYALRAVTDGATVETVQAKTILDQIAEGTWVCGDPGLQYEDTIQRWHTCPNSAPINSSNPCVTGDTLVATEAGLQRIDALVGTTPKVVGLDGRLHDTTRVIETGMKPVYRLRTRAGYELRLTADHRVWTENRGDVPAAQLTKDDIVRLQPAPFGTETLGGDTAEYVGLVLGTDRPSGEAPAPYDAWEEAVADKALTTARSLGDGAPLSPSRFGTLPGGGVTVAQRTSTSNAAAVYRTAASYAIFDADASAQRLTDRALRLDRSGAAALLRGLFTAAGVVVNYGNRSQYVGLNSTSEELLQQVQLLLLNFGIRSKIVRNRRPLGQMTALIPDGEELREQKIDQMHSLRICRSSRMQFQQEIGFMEESRKAGELRTLNARIRTYRDRLVDRVDSLALLGIEPVYDLTEPATSHFAANGVAVHNCSEYMFLDNSACNLASLNLRKFQQEDGTFDVDRFCAASRIYLTAQEIIVDNAGYPSAKIAKNSHDYRPLGLGFANLGALLMSMGLPYDSDEGRAVAGAIMAMEHCEGYARSAEIAANEKIGPFNGFEANREPFLAVMRMHRDAVAEIDESCPAYLREAAQASADRMVALGEAHGYRNAQATVLAPTGTIGFMMDCDTTGIEPDIALVKYKLLAGKGEGMMKIVNNTVGDALAALGYSAQDAEAILTYVDENDTIEGAPELKDEHLDVFDCAFKPFNGERSIHYEGHIKMMAACQPFISGAISKTVNLPESATPEDIAGAYQQAWEQGVKAVAIYRENSKRSQPLSTKEGGNTKNKEVEVSGDVSGDGALTEAVLGEPEVVERIVYQPIRKRLPDERPSITHKFSIAGHEGYLHIGLYPDSQLPGEIFITMAKQGSTVSGMMDAFATAISLALQYGVPLEDLCSKFSHMRFEPAGFTNNPQVPIAKSIMDYIFRYCSVKFLGGAEPEADPPGITDDVGEDVVNPSEAVAAEVDRNGPAADQVQMSIFDAPTAEVNPLVGQTIDAFMQAADAHAVAEPKIAFRNQEDAPACHVCGSITIRAGACYSCPNCGASTGCG from the coding sequence ATGCCCCGTACCACGAAGACGCCCCCGCCCTCCGACACTGCGCACGGCCTCACCGTCGACCGCACGTTCTCCACCGAGGGCGACGGCCCCTTCGACAGCCTCGAGTGGGAGCACCGCGACGCGGCCATCAAGAGCCACACCGGCGAGGTCATCTTCGAGCAGAAGGACGTCGAGTTCCCGACCTCGTGGAGCCAGCTCGCGACGAACGTCGTCGCCTCGAAATATTTCTACGGCGACATCGCCGCCGGCAACGGGACCCCCGCCGACGGGCAGCGCGAGTACAGCCTCAAGCAACTCGTCCACCGCGTCACGCGCACGATCGCCGACTGGGGCCGCGACCAGCACTACTTCGCCTCCGACGCCGACGCCGAGACGTTCTACGACGAACTGACCTGGCTCTGTGCCAACCAGTACGGTGCCTTCAACTCGCCGGTCTGGTTCAACGTCGGGCTCCACCACCAGTACGGCATCCGGGACTCGGGCGGCAAGACGATCTACGGCTGGGACCCGGCGACGGACACCATCCAATCGGTCGACCCCTACGAGCGCCCGCAGGGAAGCGCGTGCTTCATCATCTCGGTCGACGACTCCATCGACGACATCTGGAAGCTGATGGAGGAGAGCGCCCGGCTGTTCAAGTTCGGCTCGGGCGTCGGGGCAGACTGGAGCACGCTGCGCTCGACCCACGAGAAGCTCTCCGGCGGCGGCATCCCCTCGGGCCCGGTCTCGTTCATGAAGGTCCAGGACGCCACGGGCGGGACGATCAAGTCGGGCGGCAAGACGCGCCGCGCGGCGATCATGCAGACGCTCAAGTCGTGGCACCCGGACATCCGCGAGTTCGTCGCGGCTAAGATGGAGGAGGAGAAGAAGGCCCACGCCCTCATCGAGCAGGGCTACGACGGCAGCTTCAACGGCCCCGCCTACGGCTCGGTCGCCTTCCAGAACGTCAACCAGTCGGTGCGCGTGGACGACGCGTTCATGCAGTCCGCCGCCGACGGCACCCCCTACGCGCTCCGCGCCGTCACCGACGGCGCGACCGTCGAGACGGTCCAGGCCAAGACGATCCTCGACCAGATCGCCGAGGGCACCTGGGTCTGCGGCGACCCCGGCCTGCAGTACGAGGACACGATCCAGCGCTGGCACACCTGCCCCAACTCGGCCCCGATCAACTCATCCAACCCGTGCGTGACCGGCGACACGCTCGTCGCCACCGAGGCCGGCCTCCAGCGCATCGACGCGCTCGTGGGGACCACCCCGAAGGTCGTCGGCCTCGACGGGAGGCTCCACGACACAACGCGGGTGATCGAGACGGGGATGAAGCCGGTCTACCGCCTCCGCACGCGCGCCGGCTACGAGCTGCGCCTCACGGCCGACCACCGCGTGTGGACCGAGAACCGGGGCGACGTGCCCGCGGCCCAGCTCACCAAGGACGACATCGTCCGCCTCCAGCCGGCGCCCTTCGGCACCGAGACGCTGGGCGGCGACACGGCCGAGTACGTCGGCCTCGTCCTCGGCACGGACCGGCCGAGCGGCGAGGCCCCGGCCCCGTACGACGCGTGGGAAGAGGCGGTCGCCGACAAGGCCCTCACGACAGCGCGCAGCCTCGGCGACGGGGCCCCCCTCTCGCCGAGCCGCTTCGGGACGCTACCCGGCGGCGGCGTGACCGTCGCCCAGCGCACCAGCACCTCGAACGCCGCCGCCGTCTACCGGACGGCGGCGAGCTACGCCATCTTCGACGCCGACGCCTCGGCGCAGCGCCTCACCGACCGAGCGCTCCGCCTCGACCGCAGCGGCGCGGCGGCGCTCCTGCGCGGCCTCTTCACCGCCGCCGGCGTGGTGGTCAACTACGGCAACCGGAGCCAGTACGTCGGCCTCAACTCGACCTCGGAAGAACTGCTCCAGCAAGTCCAGCTCCTCCTGCTCAACTTCGGCATCCGGTCGAAGATCGTCCGCAACCGCCGCCCGCTCGGCCAGATGACGGCGCTCATCCCCGACGGCGAGGAGCTGCGCGAGCAGAAGATCGACCAGATGCACAGCCTCCGCATCTGCCGCTCCAGCCGGATGCAGTTCCAGCAGGAGATCGGGTTCATGGAAGAGAGCCGGAAGGCCGGCGAGCTGCGGACGCTCAACGCCCGCATCCGCACCTACCGCGACCGCCTCGTCGACCGCGTGGACAGCCTCGCCCTCCTCGGGATCGAGCCCGTCTACGACCTCACGGAGCCTGCTACGAGCCACTTCGCCGCCAACGGCGTGGCCGTGCATAACTGCTCCGAGTACATGTTCCTCGACAACTCGGCCTGCAACCTCGCCTCGCTCAACCTCCGCAAGTTCCAGCAGGAGGACGGGACCTTCGACGTGGACCGGTTCTGCGCGGCGTCGCGGATCTACCTCACGGCGCAGGAGATCATCGTCGACAACGCGGGCTACCCGTCGGCCAAGATCGCCAAGAACTCGCACGACTACCGGCCGCTCGGGCTCGGCTTCGCCAACCTCGGCGCGCTCCTGATGTCGATGGGCCTCCCCTACGACTCCGACGAGGGCCGCGCCGTCGCCGGCGCCATCATGGCGATGGAGCACTGCGAGGGCTACGCCCGCTCGGCCGAGATTGCGGCCAACGAGAAAATCGGCCCCTTCAACGGGTTCGAGGCCAACCGCGAGCCGTTCCTCGCGGTGATGCGGATGCACCGCGACGCTGTCGCCGAGATCGACGAGTCCTGCCCGGCCTACCTCCGCGAGGCCGCCCAGGCCTCGGCCGACCGGATGGTCGCGCTCGGCGAGGCCCACGGCTACCGCAACGCCCAGGCGACGGTCCTCGCCCCGACCGGCACGATCGGGTTCATGATGGACTGCGACACGACCGGCATCGAGCCCGACATCGCGCTCGTCAAGTACAAGCTCCTCGCAGGCAAGGGCGAGGGCATGATGAAGATCGTCAACAACACCGTCGGCGACGCCCTCGCCGCGCTGGGCTACTCCGCCCAGGACGCCGAGGCGATCCTCACCTACGTCGACGAGAACGACACGATCGAGGGCGCGCCCGAGCTCAAGGACGAGCACCTCGACGTCTTCGACTGCGCCTTCAAGCCCTTCAACGGCGAGCGGTCGATCCACTACGAGGGACACATCAAGATGATGGCCGCCTGCCAGCCGTTCATCTCGGGCGCGATCTCGAAGACGGTCAACCTCCCCGAGAGCGCCACGCCCGAGGACATCGCGGGGGCCTACCAGCAGGCGTGGGAGCAGGGCGTCAAGGCCGTCGCCATCTACCGCGAGAACTCGAAGCGCAGCCAGCCACTCTCGACCAAGGAAGGCGGCAACACGAAGAACAAGGAGGTCGAGGTCTCCGGCGACGTGTCGGGCGACGGAGCCCTCACCGAGGCCGTCCTCGGCGAGCCGGAGGTCGTCGAGCGGATCGTCTACCAGCCCATCCGCAAGCGCCTCCCCGACGAGCGCCCCTCGATCACCCACAAGTTCTCGATCGCGGGCCACGAGGGCTACCTCCACATCGGGCTCTACCCCGACTCGCAGCTGCCCGGCGAGATCTTCATCACGATGGCGAAGCAGGGCTCGACGGTCTCGGGGATGATGGACGCCTTCGCGACGGCGATCTCGCTCGCGCTCCAGTACGGCGTCCCGCTCGAGGACCTCTGCTCGAAGTTCAGCCACATGCGCTTCGAGCCGGCCGGGTTCACCAACAACCCCCAGGTCCCGATTGCGAAGTCGATCATGGACTACATCTTCCGCTACTGCTCGGTCAAGTTCCTCGGCGGGGCCGAGCCGGAGGCCGACCCGCCCGGCATCACGGACGACGTGGGGGAGGATGTCGTAAACCCTAGCGAGGCCGTTGCGGCCGAGGTTGACCGCAACGGCCCTGCCGCCGACCAGGTCCAGATGAGCATCTTCGACGCCCCGACCGCTGAGGTCAACCCGCTCGTCGGCCAGACGATTGACGCGTTCATGCAGGCTGCCGACGCGCACGCCGTGGCCGAACCGAAAATCGCGTTCCGGAACCAGGAGGACGCCCCCGCCTGCCACGTCTGCGGCAGCATCACCATCCGCGCCGGAGCATGCTACAGCTGTCCCAACTGCGGCGCGTCCACAGGCTGCGGTTGA
- a CDS encoding DUF4159 domain-containing protein produces MLRLLFLLTLLALPLDTLAQTDGHEVTIARVKYGGGGDWYSGEESLPTLLAFVREHTLLDVAPREEIVELTSDKLFQYPYLYLNGHGTVRFTDREAERLRRYLLGGGFLHVNDDYGLDATLRQEIRKVFPEQDFARVPFDHPVYQAHFQFSNGLPKIHEHDGQPAEGLGLFHEGRLVVFYSYESDLGDGWEPEGVHDNPPEKRQAALRMGTNLLIYAMTQ; encoded by the coding sequence ATGCTCCGCCTTCTCTTTCTGCTGACCCTCCTCGCCTTACCCCTTGACACGCTCGCCCAGACCGACGGGCACGAGGTCACGATTGCCCGCGTCAAGTACGGCGGCGGCGGCGACTGGTACAGCGGCGAGGAATCGCTCCCGACGCTCCTCGCCTTCGTCCGCGAGCATACCCTCCTCGACGTAGCCCCGCGCGAAGAGATCGTCGAGCTCACGAGCGACAAGCTGTTCCAGTACCCGTACCTCTACCTCAACGGGCACGGCACCGTCCGCTTCACCGACCGCGAGGCGGAGCGGCTGCGGCGCTACCTCCTCGGCGGCGGCTTCCTCCACGTCAACGACGACTACGGGCTCGACGCTACGCTCCGGCAGGAGATCAGGAAGGTCTTCCCCGAGCAGGACTTCGCCCGCGTCCCGTTCGACCACCCGGTCTACCAGGCGCACTTCCAGTTCTCGAACGGCCTCCCCAAGATCCATGAGCACGACGGCCAGCCCGCCGAGGGCCTCGGGCTGTTCCACGAGGGGCGGCTCGTCGTCTTCTACTCCTACGAGAGCGACCTCGGCGACGGGTGGGAGCCGGAGGGCGTCCACGACAACCCGCCGGAGAAGCGCCAGGCCGCGCTGCGGATGGGCACCAACCTCCTCATCTACGCGATGACCCAGTGA
- a CDS encoding PIN domain-containing protein produces MSPTAIADTGFIVGLLNRRDTYHDWATGHVGRFSVLHTCEAVITEACFLMHERTGSAELVIGMLSTGGLVASYSVQGDEARIEALMAKYADVPMSFADACLVRMSERHPEREIVTADGDFRVYRRSGSDMIPAILP; encoded by the coding sequence GTGAGCCCGACCGCGATTGCTGACACGGGCTTTATCGTAGGCCTGCTCAACCGGCGCGACACCTATCACGATTGGGCAACTGGGCACGTCGGGCGTTTCTCTGTCCTCCATACGTGCGAAGCCGTCATCACCGAGGCGTGTTTCCTGATGCACGAACGAACCGGCAGCGCCGAGTTAGTGATCGGGATGCTCTCCACCGGCGGCCTTGTCGCCAGCTATAGTGTCCAGGGTGACGAGGCCCGCATCGAGGCGCTGATGGCGAAGTACGCCGACGTGCCGATGAGCTTTGCCGACGCCTGCCTCGTGCGGATGAGCGAGCGGCACCCTGAACGCGAGATCGTCACGGCCGACGGCGATTTCCGCGTGTACCGTCGCAGCGGCAGCGACATGATCCCTGCGATCCTTCCCTAG
- a CDS encoding extracellular solute-binding protein, with amino-acid sequence MYRPLLFLLAALLVLPACQTSDSDVTADGATAESGELVIYSGRKQALIEPIVDRFRDETGIDVQARYGSDAEMIAALEEEGDRSQADLFLANTAGALGAARNAGLFTDLPDSLLQMPSGFVPSSGQWVPVTVRFRVLAYDSTRVDPSTLPASVLDMPGASNLAGRIGWTPTYSSFQDFITALRIDQGPEATEAWIEGVQALEPKAYGSNTPMLEALAAGEIDVALTNHYYVLRLLNNAADAPPPVGTHRFAEGDAGNLALVTGAGALGTGQNRESALRFLSFLLQPETQALFAEEVREYPVVRGVDVPPALLSFDEVQNLSPDIDFEELRDLEGTLALLRDEELL; translated from the coding sequence ATGTATCGCCCGCTGCTCTTCCTCCTCGCTGCTCTCCTTGTCCTCCCCGCCTGCCAGACATCTGACTCTGACGTGACCGCCGACGGTGCCACCGCCGAGTCCGGCGAACTCGTCATCTACTCCGGCCGCAAGCAGGCCCTCATCGAGCCCATCGTGGACCGCTTCCGCGACGAGACCGGGATCGACGTCCAGGCCCGCTACGGCAGCGACGCCGAGATGATCGCGGCGCTCGAAGAGGAGGGCGACCGCAGCCAGGCCGACCTCTTCCTCGCCAACACCGCCGGCGCGCTCGGCGCGGCGCGCAACGCCGGCCTGTTCACCGACCTCCCGGACAGCTTGCTCCAGATGCCGTCGGGCTTCGTCCCGTCGAGTGGGCAGTGGGTGCCGGTGACGGTCCGCTTCCGCGTCCTCGCCTACGACAGCACGCGCGTCGACCCGAGCACGCTCCCCGCCTCCGTCCTCGACATGCCGGGCGCGTCGAACCTGGCCGGCCGGATCGGGTGGACGCCGACGTACTCCAGCTTCCAGGACTTCATCACCGCCCTCCGCATCGACCAGGGTCCCGAGGCGACCGAGGCGTGGATCGAGGGCGTGCAGGCGCTCGAGCCGAAGGCCTACGGCTCGAACACGCCGATGCTCGAAGCCCTCGCCGCGGGCGAGATCGACGTGGCGCTGACGAACCACTACTACGTCCTCCGCCTCCTCAACAACGCCGCCGACGCCCCGCCGCCGGTGGGGACCCACCGCTTCGCCGAGGGCGACGCGGGCAACCTCGCGCTCGTCACCGGCGCGGGCGCGCTCGGGACCGGGCAGAACCGCGAGAGCGCACTCCGCTTCCTCTCGTTCCTCCTCCAGCCCGAGACGCAGGCACTCTTCGCCGAGGAGGTGCGGGAGTACCCGGTCGTGCGCGGCGTGGACGTACCGCCGGCGCTCCTGTCGTTCGACGAGGTCCAGAACCTCAGCCCGGACATCGACTTCGAGGAACTCCGCGACCTCGAAGGCACGCTTGCCCTGCTCCGCGACGAAGAACTGCTCTGA
- a CDS encoding ABC transporter ATP-binding protein: protein MPSLLTVSCLSKRFAAGALPVVNGLSFEVAEGETFALLGPSGCGKTTALRCIAGFEQPDGGTVALGGRMLVGEGALVPPERRGIGFVFQDYALFPHLSVRDNVLFGLGTLPKRERPARADEVLRLVGLGGLEDRRPHALSGGQQQRVALARAMAPRPRLLLLDEPFSNLDALLRQEMRARVRDLLKREGMTALLVTHDQEEALSFADRVAVMQAGQIDQTGTPEEIYTTPRTLFVAQFLGQTNLLLTQAEGDEAETVLGRLRLDRAAHGSVLLSIRPEHLALAAFPETEACLAGTVLAREYRGHDITYRVGLGTDGGVDCLVHSDNRTTFAPGDAVWVRALEPAVVLEKIGAAPS, encoded by the coding sequence GTGCCGTCCCTTCTCACGGTCTCCTGCCTCTCGAAACGTTTCGCCGCCGGCGCGCTGCCGGTCGTGAACGGCCTCTCGTTCGAGGTCGCCGAGGGCGAGACGTTTGCCCTCCTCGGGCCGAGCGGGTGCGGGAAGACGACGGCGCTCCGCTGCATCGCGGGCTTCGAGCAGCCCGACGGCGGGACGGTTGCGCTCGGCGGCCGGATGCTCGTGGGCGAGGGGGCGCTCGTCCCGCCGGAGCGGCGCGGGATCGGGTTCGTGTTCCAGGACTACGCCCTCTTCCCTCACCTCTCGGTGCGCGACAACGTCCTCTTCGGCCTCGGCACCCTGCCCAAGCGGGAGCGCCCGGCCCGCGCCGACGAGGTGCTTCGGCTGGTCGGCCTCGGCGGGCTGGAGGACCGCCGGCCGCACGCGCTCTCGGGCGGGCAGCAGCAGCGCGTGGCCCTCGCCCGCGCGATGGCCCCGCGCCCCCGGCTCCTCCTCCTCGACGAGCCGTTTTCCAACCTCGACGCGCTCCTCCGGCAGGAGATGCGCGCCCGCGTCCGCGACCTCCTCAAGCGCGAGGGCATGACCGCGCTTCTCGTCACCCACGATCAGGAAGAGGCCCTCTCGTTCGCCGACCGCGTGGCGGTGATGCAGGCCGGGCAGATCGACCAGACGGGAACGCCAGAGGAGATCTACACGACGCCGCGCACGCTCTTCGTCGCCCAGTTCCTCGGGCAGACCAACCTCCTGCTGACCCAGGCCGAGGGCGACGAGGCGGAGACCGTCCTCGGGCGTCTCAGGCTGGACCGGGCGGCGCACGGCTCCGTCCTGCTCTCGATTCGGCCGGAGCACCTGGCGCTGGCTGCGTTCCCCGAGACGGAAGCATGCCTCGCGGGCACCGTCCTTGCGAGGGAGTACCGCGGTCACGACATCACCTACCGCGTCGGGCTCGGGACGGACGGCGGGGTGGACTGCCTCGTCCACTCCGACAACCGGACGACCTTTGCCCCGGGCGATGCTGTCTGGGTGCGGGCGCTGGAACCGGCGGTCGTCCTGGAGAAGATCGGCGCGGCTCCGTCGTGA
- a CDS encoding iron ABC transporter permease — MLSLDVRRSPFATRWYLWTPVALVVIGVSVPLAYLVVRAFEAEADTLVSLVFRMRNLRLLGNTVGLAAAVLGATAALALPLAWLSARTDVWGRRAVTLLGVLPLAVPGYVMAYALLATAGPNGTLADLAGLVVPRPHGFVGAWLALSLSTFPYLFLNLRTALLGLDPALEESARSLGATRRAVVGRVVLPQLLPAFLAGGLLVVLHVLGDFGVVSLMRFETFSYAVYLQYAASYDRIYAAWLALMLLALTGSLLWGEARLLRGRRFDRAGSGAVRRRRRTRLGAWQFPAVGFAGSVGLLSVGVPVVTIVYWLGRGTERDTWGHLAAALADSATASALAAVLAATLAVPVAYLGVRQATRGTRILERVAYLGYATPPLAFALAFVFFSLRAVPWAYQTLGLLVFAYALHFLAEALGPVRSALYQAPPQVEEAARSLGRSPVGAFFAATFPLLRRGLVVSAAFVFLSALKELPITFLLSPLGFESLAMRLWSAASESLFSAAAPYALALVLASAVLVGLLLQREEE, encoded by the coding sequence ATGCTCTCACTCGACGTTCGCCGCTCGCCGTTCGCAACACGCTGGTATCTCTGGACGCCGGTGGCGCTCGTCGTCATCGGCGTCTCTGTGCCGCTGGCCTACCTCGTAGTCCGGGCGTTTGAGGCGGAGGCGGACACGCTCGTCTCGCTGGTTTTTCGAATGCGGAACCTGCGGCTGCTCGGCAACACGGTCGGGCTGGCCGCGGCGGTCCTCGGGGCGACGGCGGCGCTGGCGCTCCCGCTCGCGTGGCTCTCGGCGCGGACCGACGTGTGGGGCCGCCGGGCGGTGACGCTCCTCGGCGTGCTCCCGCTCGCGGTGCCGGGCTACGTGATGGCCTACGCCCTCCTCGCCACGGCCGGGCCGAACGGAACGCTCGCCGACCTTGCCGGACTCGTCGTCCCCCGGCCGCACGGGTTCGTCGGAGCGTGGCTCGCGCTCAGCCTCTCGACGTTTCCGTACCTCTTCCTAAACCTTCGGACGGCGCTGCTGGGTCTCGATCCGGCGCTGGAGGAGTCGGCGCGGTCGCTCGGGGCGACGCGGCGGGCCGTCGTGGGGCGCGTCGTGCTGCCGCAGCTTTTGCCGGCCTTTCTCGCGGGCGGGCTGCTCGTCGTCCTCCACGTCCTGGGCGACTTCGGGGTCGTCTCGCTGATGCGGTTCGAGACGTTCAGCTACGCGGTCTACCTCCAGTACGCGGCCTCGTACGACCGGATCTACGCAGCGTGGCTGGCACTGATGCTGCTGGCGCTGACGGGCTCGCTGCTCTGGGGCGAGGCGCGGCTGCTGCGGGGGCGGCGCTTCGACCGGGCCGGGAGCGGGGCCGTGCGGCGCCGCCGGCGGACCCGGCTCGGGGCGTGGCAGTTCCCGGCGGTCGGGTTCGCAGGCAGCGTCGGGCTGCTCTCGGTCGGGGTGCCGGTCGTGACGATCGTGTACTGGCTCGGGCGCGGGACGGAGCGCGACACCTGGGGCCACCTCGCCGCCGCGCTCGCCGACTCGGCAACGGCGAGCGCACTCGCGGCGGTGCTGGCGGCGACGCTCGCGGTGCCGGTGGCGTACCTCGGCGTGCGGCAGGCGACGCGCGGGACGCGGATCCTGGAGCGCGTCGCCTACCTCGGCTACGCGACCCCGCCGCTCGCGTTCGCGCTCGCGTTCGTGTTCTTCTCGCTGCGCGCGGTGCCGTGGGCGTACCAGACCCTTGGGCTGCTCGTCTTCGCCTACGCGCTGCACTTCCTCGCCGAGGCGCTCGGGCCGGTGCGGAGCGCGCTCTACCAGGCCCCGCCGCAGGTCGAGGAGGCGGCGCGCTCGCTCGGGCGCTCGCCGGTCGGGGCGTTCTTCGCGGCGACGTTTCCGCTCCTGCGCCGGGGTCTCGTGGTGAGTGCGGCGTTTGTGTTCCTCTCGGCACTGAAGGAACTCCCGATCACGTTTCTGCTTTCTCCGCTCGGCTTCGAGTCGCTGGCGATGCGGCTGTGGAGCGCGGCGAGCGAGTCGCTCTTCAGCGCCGCTGCACCCTACGCCCTCGCGCTCGTCCTGGCCTCGGCGGTGCTCGTCGGGCTGCTCTTACAACGGGAGGAAGAGTAG